TCGAGGTCTTCTCTTCTTCTCACGATACCAAACCCTGTCATATGTGATTTTACTATATTTTCCTCCATATGTGGACTCTTACTTTCACTAGCACGGAATTTCTGAAATTACTGTTCAATCTTTTACTCCTACGAACAACTTCAAAGAAGTGCACATGTTATTAGCAATTTTAAGGCTCAAAGACCAAAAAGAGTCTCGATTCTTTAACTTTCTGAAAGGGTGAGATACCACTTAGTCCTATTGTCCAGTTAATCAGAGATAAGAGCATATGATCAGAACCTCAGGACCTCTAATAATGTGCTGCATAgatcaaacaaaaattttaaacaacatttcattttataaaGGCATTTATACTTTTTGTTATTGTACATTAATATCGCACCATTCAAGCTTCTATTCAAACACTCAATAAATCTCAAATAGATAATAAGGTAGAACTATTCAAACCTTGGAGAATTAATATAACCAGACATATCACATATGTTTAAGGCATATACAAAGATGGCACTTACAACTTAAAAGAACAAAACATTTTGCAGAAGATAAAGTAATGGTATTAACTAAACTTACACAGAGGAGCATTAACATGGTCAATAGAGGCAACAACACGAATCTGGGCACATGCAGCTAGTCGAgcaagatattgttgggtttcAGAGTCCCTTAATCCGGATCCATCAATATTGTGAAtaacaacacaaacaaaaaaagcaCCCGCCTCTATTTCCGCTTGATCCAAAAATGTAAGAAGATCTTCCATGGATTTTGAATTGAATGACTGTTGGCTCTTGGGTAAGTCCCGATAGGAAACCCTTTGCTTTGTTTTCACTTGTTCCCACAGAATTTCAGCTAAAGCTATAACAacctaatatattttaaaatgtattgtaTTAGTGATGGTATGATGAGGAGAACATGCTTATTTATTAGAACATATCACACTCATAATCCTTCATACAAAAATTTACTTTTGGACAAAACTTAGACGCAATTCCTTAGGTGTTTTAAGTGTTGTTCACCTGTCTAAATTAGAGTTTTACCTTGGTAAcctatgttaatttttattgcaaACTTTTATATACAAGTTACTGAGGTGAAAGTGAAAGTCAAATTCTAATTGAGGAACTGTTCTAAAAACACTTAAAGAACTGCATCTCAAAGCCTGTTTGATTctcttctcacttttttttaagaaaatgttttctataacaATTACACACTACTTAGCAATTAATTTTTCATCCAAAGTGTATTAAGTtttgaaaatcatttaaaaaaacaagtgttttaaaaaccaaaaaacagaACGGAGAGATATTTTTCTCatcctcttcttctcttttcttcagATGTTCAACTCAAAATGCTCAGAAGACAGactattagaaaacaaaaatgtgcTAAGGggacaaacacttgcaaatgtGCTGTGGACACAAACAAATTTTAGAAAGCAGAAAACtgtttttgaaaacaataaacaaacaaggcctaagttttattttttacttttctccTCTCTTTTGCCACAATAAACAAACAGCAGAGGAACATACCTGCTTCAAGTTAATGGTTTGAAGATATCCATTAATGACAACTACAGAATACTCGGTCAGTGCCGTTGAAGCAAAATCTTCAATCAGAACCTTCTTGGATCCAAAGCCATACATCAGAAGCCCAAAACCATTTCTGAATTATCCAAGTAACCAAAAATAAACATCACACAATGAAAGCacttcagaagaaaaaaaaaatcacatcttTTCGAACCTTAGCGCAAAAAACCATTCAGGATACATGGTTTTATACGAATGCAACAAGAGAGTGATCTCGTTTTCATGCTAGGGTTCAATTCGCGACGCGGCATCCCTCAATTCCTAGTCAATTACAAATCGCAGAGAAAATATAACGTTGGTTGGGTGGTTAAGAAAGAAAGGAGAGAAAGCTCACGGTTCAATCCcttctactaaaaaaaaaaactaacaaattaacatttgccgataaaaaaaaaaaaaaacgaaatcaCAGAGTGATTGGACAGAATGAAGGGGAATGGAACAAGAACAACGTTGTTGTGAATCACAAATTACGAGTGAAACCTGTTCATCAACGACGTCGATGTCGGTGATCTTGTGTTTCGATTTCTTGGCGGAGGAGGAGGCGAGTTCCTTGGCCAGAAAATAGTTCCGTGAGAACTCGAACTCTTCGTCCTCGTCCTCGTCCTCGTCCTCTTCCCAATTGCCATTGGCGTCCATCGTTGTTCAATCAGCGAAGGAGAGAGAAACAGTGTTTgtttttttcacggaaacacgattctatctttctttctctatgCACTTGTGTGCCATAGACGATTTTCCCGCCAAATTCCATCTAATTCGCGGGACTGATGGGGTCGGGTTTTCTTAGATCGTTTATGGTTCGTGAATACCCTGTCCGAGTACACAATTgacctataaaaaattataataaatataactttcaaaataattattaaatttacaaatttagtaTTTTGCAAtgctttaataatatttttatgttattttatgtcctttaaaaaatgtcattttacgtggaatttaaatttataaacttttaatctgatttttattcttatttgtctcatcataattttttttgtcatttcatattttcttttatcaccATGTTATAAATGTGAAGTATTTACTTAATTggtaactaatattttttaaaaaaacttaattgatcatctttaataaaatcattttttcaataatatttttttttcataaaatccaAACTTATAATATGGTAATTACTAGAatctttcatataaaatatgaatatgtTAGTGAGTGATATCatgttattttctatttaacaactagtttatcaattattttaaattgaataagcTAACATAtccttaacaaataaaaaaagctaacatatctattgttttttttttctcaaaacaacCCTTTAGAGCTTGTCAACCTCTTAACTTTAGTTAgcttatatatttttcctttcatttttaacttttattattttaatacacttttttttacctttcttttttattattttatcaatcctttgtaaatattttaatatactttcttactgtttttacttttaataaaatatatttggtgtttcaaataagttaataataatttaaaattcattggtCTGATGAGCTGATGATCACGTACTACAAGACCTTGACACTTGTTAAAATTGTGATCCTCTTTTTGACTTTCAAAAGTTAACAATGATGAAGGGTTACCTACAAAAAGACTCTTTATTATTCAAGTCCATAAAAGCAAAAATCAAGTTAATTTGAAAGGAGGGAGAGGCCAGTGCTATAACACTTGCCTCACTGATCAAAACTTTAGAgacaaatattcaaatatacaaatttagaggagataatatatatatatatatatatatatatatatatatatatatatatatatatatatatatatatatatatatatatatatatataatttttatgtaattttaaaaaaatagggaGTGTAAATGCATCCTTTGGCTGTAacgaaataaattttttttttagaagtacGTTAAtagagttattttatttttgataaattatttatataacttatttatttattaattttttatttagtaatcATTATATTAATATAGACACAAAATGTTAATATTACCCAAAAAAAGATACAAAATGTTAACCGTAtcgaataaaaattatattaatcattaaatacaaatatagaaacttatttttaaaactaataataatcaaaaatatttttcttacagttatttaattttgggtaaaaattagaaaatcatgaaagaaaacattacgtcatttttctttttctgagaGCGGCGCACGTTAGCTGGTATGAACAGAGAACACAGTCGTGTGAATCAGAAGCGCATTTTAGTAGGAGCAGCAGGTCCACCATCAATGATGAGAGGAAGGAACCATCGAAATGATTAGCTGATCCAACCAATTCCCACCATTCTCAGATGACAAGCGTACGTTAGCAGCACCCGACTGGTTCTGTTTCTTCTAATGTTCCACACCCCACAACAAAACTAGTTAGTAGTTACCCACGATCTATTTCCATATTGGGTCGCAATATCTCACCTTAAATTCACCAAAGTCGCATCCTTTTCCAGAAAGAGAGAGTGGGCAATGGTGGAATGAGGATAAAAggggaagagaagaagaagaagggagggAAATGGCGAGAGAGGAGTGGAGGCTTCAACTTCACCAAAGAGCGAACTCGATTTGTTCCTACAAGAAAATCACTCTTCTGATTTGCTTTCTCAACATTGTTGTTGCTCTCTACTCTCTTCGCTCTCTCTATGCTTCTCTCTCTATTTACTCTGGCAGCGTTGCACGAAACAGTAAGTTTTTTGTCAATCTTTTAAGGATGTTAAGAAGATGCGTTTTTCTTTCTGTCCTGTCTCTGTTTCCTTTTCCCCTAATAACACAAACAAAAGGGTAACAAAAAGTTTATGCTTTATGGTAAATTTTGAACCCCCTAGAAAAGGGTCTTGTAATCTTGATTGAGACTaggaaagttaatttttttttaaaccctttttgatttggtttggtttgtgaatttttgttttctttttattcagaaatgttagttgttaatcGTGAGTTTTTTTTGTTAGCGGGAGAATTATGACCtttccctcctttccttctccTTTTACCACCAAACCAACTTTATAAATCCTGTGACTTTGTGTTGTGTTTTCAGTTGTGGTGTATAGGCCAGATCAGATCCGGAAGATGGAAGAGTCTAACCGAATCCGGAAGGCATACAAACCAGTGGAGTTGATGAAATTGGTATGAACTGTTATTTTTTGTATCTGGCTCGAGCAAACACTTCTTGGGAAGTTAACTGATAGTTGTTGTTGTGAAACTTGTGCAAATAGGTGAAGGAATTTGAAGGTGAGTTTTCAAGAGAAAATGTGGTGGTTGAGTTGCCGCGGCATTTGAAACAGAAAATAAGTGATGAGGTCTCGCAGAGACTAGGGAGCTTGAATGAAAGTAGCAAAAACATCTTTCACCCCCAGGTCATGGCTAAGGAGCGAGGTGAGTGTATGCTTGTAGTTGTGCTGATAAGAATCTGTTGTTTGTTATTCCTTCAATAATTAAGTGAGAAGCTTTTTTGTATAAATCATATTCTTTATGCTTAAATCTGGATTAGCAAAAAGGGTGGTCGGAGGTATCATCTTTACCTGGTCAATTTCATGTTTAGCAGTgcgttttttttatacaaattgaACTACCTCAGGCACATGAATTCTCCTCCCACGTTAACAAGAATACAAACACAACCTGGGAGATGGGGGAGTGTTTTACTGTTGCTTGTTGATCAAGTTTTATCTATTTTCTAAGAAAATTAATACTAATTTTACATGGCCAACTTGATTTTTATCTTGAAGTATACATGAAATATGTCAATTGTGAACTTGATGGAATCTGGTTTATTTTAATTGGTGTTAGAATTAATGCTGTCACTATATGACAAGAGGACCAGGATCTCATATTAATAAGACCATTGACACTAAGATTTGACCTTTCACTGTCCTTAAGAGCATACCCTTTTTTGTTGCCTCCGCACTGCTGCACAGTTAAAAATTCTTCAGCAAACATGAGTTTGTTTAGATATGATGCGTTACCTGTTTTCTATTCCAATGTTTTTGTTGCTTGCCAGCTAGTCATTTAGTGTATTATTTGTTCAATGAGGAAACTACTTGTTTGATGtttcaaatgtaaatgtttGATGTTTTGAATGTAGATTGGGCTGTGCAGTTGCTTTCTGTGAATCTTAGGGCAATTCACAATTAGAAGACACACTTGCCAGTCTTTTTTCTGTCTTGAAATTGCTTTGATATGTTCATTCACTATcctttcactctctctctctcttcaatcTTAAACTTAGAAACATGTTACAATTGGATGACATTGCCATGGTAGTTTGTTGCATGATTGACTCTTATTCTTGTTAATCAAAATATACTTTGTGATTTGTTTCCTGTTATTCTCTAATTTGCTtcctatttattttgtataaattaggatctgattttataattattgtattCCTGATTAGGGTTGTATAAATCAGGAATTAGAATATTTGTCATTAATGATTGTAAATATATCTtctttatttatagagaaatcCAGAATGAAAAAAAGGCATCAAAGCCAAGTCGTCTGACAATTGTTACCTAAAGGGACAATAGCTTTCAATGTTTTACAAACATGCAATGATAACATAATGCATGAAGTTGCCAATCGCTCTTCTTTgaagataattttaaataaccTTGAGAGTTGAGactaaaagtttaaatatttaataagaaaatggATTTATTCATTTGGATAGTAtgcaaaatcaaattatttaaaaatttaggctttctttatgttttagttGAACAGTGGAAATATTATTCATATGTTTTCTTCTTGAAGTAGGAATTAATATAAGTGAGGATTAGTCTAAATAAAATTGAACCGAGAGAAGGGAATTTAAGGAGAAGTAGTTGTGGGATTATGGAACTTCCTAACTTTCACATTTagtttgaaaacatatttttattgtaaaagtaGCATATTTACCCTGGCATGAGTAATTGATGGTAtcacatttcatttttttcccctCATGTGGAGAATGGGGACTGatagtcattttattttagacAACAAAACTGATAGCTgttatgtatgtatatgataattttgtaaaattttgctGATATATTTTTAACGTTGACCCTTTCTATACAGAAGCAATTGAAAATTGGCGCAAGGAAAAATTGGAGGAGGTTAAGTTGGCTGTTGTCAGAGGGACTTCCAACTCAACCATTCCCCATGAAGAGGCAGGCATGAACAAATTTCTCTGCTTTGTTTCTGACATTTGAATTGTTGTGTTACGCTTTTAGATGAAGTTTGTTAGATATTTCTCTTTATAgccttaaaaaaaagatatttctcTTTATACTTTATTCTCTTTATTCTTTtactttgtttactttttactGTAGGTTGCTTACTTTCAGTTAGACAGTTATAACTCACAGCTCAGTGTTGATCCTCTACCTATATATATTGCTTTTAACAGAGAATCAACTCCTTTGTACATTTTCAGTTAGATCAATAATATCAGAGTTcaatctctctttctctctttcctttctCTATATCCAAATCTTAATAAAGTTTGTCTCTTTGTGCCCGAACAATGAATGCTTTGCATGTCTTTGGCACCTTGTTGTGTCTAATgtttatttcaatttcttagGAATGCTAGTAAGAGCTTTGGAGTCTGATTGGGATGTGCTTTCTGAAGAAATTGGCCTTTGGATACCTATTCAGGTTGCTAATGAAGAACATAATGACAAACCTGAGAGCACAACAGAGATAGGTAATAATTTCTCCTGTCAAAACATTTCTCCCCATCTATTGTAATCTGACTCTCTCCCTATAACCCCTATACAGTAGAAAACTCACCACCAAAGTTGGTTGCTGGAATCTGTTAATAACCTATTATGCATTGACCATTGTGTTAGAATCTGGAAGTGTGCACATATTTTCCATGTAGAAagttaatgtttgtctttactAAGTATATATTCTATCCAGAGGAGGAAGTTCTTCCCGGCAGGCCCCTTCAACCTGAATGCAATCCTGAACTTCATACGGACTATGATGGCACTGCAGTAAGATGGGGTCTTACTCATCACAAAGATAGTGCAGCTGATTGCTGTCAGGCTTGCTTAGACCAGGCCAAACATGCCAAAGAAGGTGAAAATAAATGCAATATTTGGGTTTATTGCCCATCACAATTTGGGTGTCATTCACCAGATATCTATCAACACAAACATCGGGAATGCTGGCTGAAATATGTAAGATGCACCCCATGAACGTGATTCACTACTTTGCCCCTTCTCTGTGTAGAATGCTTAATAGCCTTTGATTCTATATTCCCTGTGAGATCTTACAAAATACTCGGAAACTTTCAAATAGAAGTTTAATTTCTAACATTGtcagtgtaaatttttttaacattgacGACTAATCAGAAATCATGGTATGACTTTTAAAGTAGCTaatgtaaaaattaacaaacttatcTTACATAgcaatttgtgattgaatgacaGGGTAAAAACGCTTTACACTGTCAGTGCATAGACTATTTACTCTTCAACTTGTGATTGAATTTAAGTAAAATACACTAACATTGTAGAAGTTTTTATTCTCCCATCCAATCATAGATCTCCATGTATGCTAAGTTTgctgacttttataataattaagaagttGTCTCAAAGGTAATTTTTGATTGGTTGATAGTGTAAAAAGTTTTAACTAACAATGCATGACAATTAAATTCTTCTAAAGTCTTCTTCCTAGTCATGCATATTTTAACTTTTGCCTTCTGGCTAATATACTCTTCTTGGTATTCTGAACACAGGCTGAGAAATCCAAACTAAATTTTAAGGATAGATATCCTGAATGGTATCGAAATTCACACCCATCTGCACCGGTGATCGTTCCATGGGCATCTGGAGTTGTCAGTGCATGAGATAAACAACCAATGCCACAGATAACATGATCAACCCGAGTCCAGACCTACCTTGTAGATTGCAGGCACGCAAAGCTCGCTTTGGCAAAGCCTTTGTCATGCTTTGTGGGTTATACTGTTGTTCTTCAACATGTTTTTGCCTTTGCGATGAATGGTTGAAATGGGGAGCAAAGAATTCCTCCTAATGGTCATTTACTCATTTAAGACTTGGTTTCCATCCAAGTGCCAAGGATTTTTCCCTCAAGACCGGTCTAAGACTGAGGTGAGGTGAATtagatttgtttgttttaaattcttAGATGATGATGTAATGGGACGTTTAACCACAAAAGGCTGAGTTGGTTTCACGTTTGGGAAGCCAAGTGGTTTGGAAGATGAATTGTAGATTGTTAGTCAAATATTTGCTTCCTTTAAAGATGCGCTGGGAAGTGTTGTTTCCTGTTAGTCTTCTCCAAAATGTGAAACTATCATGCACTAACTGATGAGGAAATTATTTAGTTGTGATGTAGCTGAAATCATAATTCATTGTATCTGTGGGatttattatgttattgatgttgatttttatcatcaaaatcgTTTGTCTATTCTTCCTTTTAATACATCATAATCATACCTCGACAAAATTGAATATATCACTTACAGATAGGTAATACATAGTCCAATTAATTTTGTCGAACAGATTTTGAAAATGCAATTATCCTTTAGAATGaacagtgttttttttttttttcattttcgcttaaattatatttcattctCATTTTCCCCTCATAGTTTGAGGGCTTTGAGCTTCTCCATAGCCTTGCAACTCAAAGTCGAACCTGGATCTCCGGATATTCACTTCAATCACCCATAAGAAATAGAAAGGGGTGAACATTTTTCAACTTGTTTTGATTTTACGTGTTCCATTTCaaagaagatttttttaaaaaaaaatggacaagTAATAAAGAAATAGTTTTTATGACTTTCACAAAGTTCATAAAAGAATAactattttgttaaaataaataaattcaaacacCATCCATATACACTTTAGTTTTTACTAAAACAAATTCttataaagtaaattatatatatgtattgtacTACATGGGGCCCACGAGAGCTCGGACGTGGGGTAATCGGCCTCCACGACTTGCTATCTGGTAGTAACCAGTCTCCATAACCTGGTATTGTCCGTAGTGGATGTCGTGGACGGTTATCTCATTCGAACTCGATCCTACTATTTATATAGGAGGGTGCTATTTATATAAGAGGAGACATCAGCAGAAGATAAGTAACATTTTATCCCTATCATACTCCTGACTCACATATTGACTTGAGCATCAGAGTCCCTTTCAGGTACTCACTCACACCATCAGTAAAGAAGTCTATACACTCAAATATAAGGAAAGAGATAGATCGGATTAGGTCACGAGAGTCACAACCTGGTAAAAACATGTATATAATATCTTTTATGAGTAAAGttatatcttatcttatttttttacaaattctcTTAAtactatataaagaaaatatttaataaagacATATAGTACATTttatatcttaaattttaaaaatatattttaatttatttcatttaataatgaGGTACTTAAaagaataactatttttttattaattttttaggcttaaatatatttttgatcattGATATATACTTGGATTTTGCATTTGGTtcctaatatatttttgttttgtgatggattcctaatatttgaaattttttgtgcaagGTCCCTACTGTTAGAATGAATCCGTTAACTGCTGATGTGACTGTTAACTTGACACGTCGATAAGTTACGTATGATGCCACGTTAGATAAAATGTGACATGTAAGTTGACCATGTGTTATTTGACATgacatcatattttaattaaattaaaacgaAAAAACATGCTCATTCATCCCTTCCTTGCAAGCAATTGCACTAAAAGGGTCAAAAAACTCAACTCAATAATACCCCTTTGACTTCCCACTTGTC
This region of Glycine soja cultivar W05 chromosome 17, ASM419377v2, whole genome shotgun sequence genomic DNA includes:
- the LOC114394085 gene encoding uncharacterized protein LOC114394085 isoform X1, which encodes MAREEWRLQLHQRANSICSYKKITLLICFLNIVVALYSLRSLYASLSIYSGSVARNIVVYRPDQIRKMEESNRIRKAYKPVELMKLVKEFEGEFSRENVVVELPRHLKQKISDEVSQRLGSLNESSKNIFHPQVMAKEREAIENWRKEKLEEVKLAVVRGTSNSTIPHEEAGMLVRALESDWDVLSEEIGLWIPIQVANEEHNDKPESTTEIEEEVLPGRPLQPECNPELHTDYDGTAVRWGLTHHKDSAADCCQACLDQAKHAKEGENKCNIWVYCPSQFGCHSPDIYQHKHRECWLKYAEKSKLNFKDRYPEWYRNSHPSAPVIVPWASGVVSA
- the LOC114394085 gene encoding uncharacterized protein LOC114394085 isoform X2, which codes for MEESNRIRKAYKPVELMKLVKEFEGEFSRENVVVELPRHLKQKISDEVSQRLGSLNESSKNIFHPQVMAKEREAIENWRKEKLEEVKLAVVRGTSNSTIPHEEAGMLVRALESDWDVLSEEIGLWIPIQVANEEHNDKPESTTEIEEEVLPGRPLQPECNPELHTDYDGTAVRWGLTHHKDSAADCCQACLDQAKHAKEGENKCNIWVYCPSQFGCHSPDIYQHKHRECWLKYAEKSKLNFKDRYPEWYRNSHPSAPVIVPWASGVVSA